From Fibrobacter sp. UWR3, one genomic window encodes:
- a CDS encoding glycoside hydrolase family 5 protein, protein MNIRKFSLPAAILSAALLPMSALVACSDDSSNSSAVNEPIGDIPGNPDIDDGTVIPSNPDIGDGQIIEVPEAKDTTFLAPDEPAPEGGYTGTLTGVCEKGPLKAGSDVKLTFLDDALSPTGKSVSAKVADDYGKYTLQYTGMTSYAMLEATGAFLNDIMGDASASITLKSLIRAIDGETANVNVMTHLEAPRIAYLMKENGMSYAEAQGKAESEVLKAFHMKNFTVSARNLSVLGATEADGNLLAMSLLLQSEYASAEMQTVLDYVAADIEKDGSWDDATIRAKIADWAYLQKMDELSYYLENISPALPSFDQKFRTFWFQEFGLGVCDSTIQGKLVENSNQLSAYHGNTFVCADTTWRIASASALQNREGTALFGECTDALEGTVKEADGKKFICKKSSWKYASDAELLDIAVTAANGACTSANNGSIVKHESGYALCQNSTWKKLNATPVDYSKGRAMNKKLGAGINLGNAWESKGQKGSSADCGWGNCIKDEYFKIIKDAGFQSVRLPVRWNYDAEQNSPYTLDNGRLSGVKADIDLALAQGLVVIVNFHHYEELNNYAVNYDRNPSGYENEKKRFLGMWEQVAKAMNAYADDQVVLEILNEPHDMKNKQVDDLMMSAYEVIRKNAPGKTIMFEGNGYSKFAQISNVQLPADGNIIFTGHYYEPFSFTHQGHGYDCGTRLKDSDISKMPNQFKAYVDSALVHYPDINGGHIPMNMGEFGVSTCSGNGPTSEERAKWTDAAIKAAESYDMSWHYWGLTGVGGFEAYSGSWNSNLLNVFKKYL, encoded by the coding sequence ATGAATATTCGCAAATTTTCACTCCCCGCGGCAATCCTTTCTGCAGCACTGCTCCCGATGAGCGCGCTTGTTGCCTGTTCCGACGACTCCAGCAATTCGAGCGCCGTCAACGAACCCATCGGCGATATCCCCGGCAACCCCGACATCGACGACGGCACCGTTATTCCCAGCAACCCCGATATTGGCGACGGCCAGATTATCGAAGTGCCCGAAGCCAAGGATACCACGTTCCTCGCTCCCGATGAACCCGCCCCCGAAGGCGGCTACACGGGAACGCTCACGGGCGTTTGCGAAAAAGGGCCCCTCAAGGCGGGTTCCGACGTGAAACTCACCTTCCTTGACGACGCTCTCTCCCCCACAGGCAAGAGCGTCTCCGCCAAGGTCGCAGACGATTACGGGAAATACACCTTGCAATACACCGGAATGACATCGTACGCCATGCTCGAGGCTACGGGCGCATTCCTCAACGACATCATGGGCGATGCAAGCGCATCGATTACACTCAAGTCCCTGATTCGCGCCATTGACGGCGAGACCGCCAACGTGAACGTGATGACCCACCTCGAGGCCCCGCGCATCGCCTACCTCATGAAGGAAAACGGCATGAGCTACGCCGAAGCACAGGGCAAGGCCGAAAGCGAAGTGCTGAAGGCCTTCCACATGAAGAACTTCACGGTCTCTGCACGTAACCTCTCCGTGCTCGGCGCCACCGAGGCAGACGGAAACCTACTCGCCATGTCTCTCCTGCTCCAGTCCGAGTACGCCTCCGCCGAAATGCAGACCGTTCTCGATTACGTCGCCGCCGACATCGAGAAGGACGGCTCCTGGGACGACGCCACCATCCGCGCGAAGATTGCCGACTGGGCCTACCTGCAGAAGATGGACGAACTCTCCTACTACCTCGAGAACATCTCCCCTGCCCTCCCGAGCTTCGACCAGAAATTCCGTACCTTCTGGTTCCAGGAATTCGGTCTGGGCGTTTGCGACTCCACCATCCAGGGGAAGCTTGTCGAGAACAGCAACCAGCTTAGCGCATACCACGGCAATACATTTGTATGTGCCGACACCACCTGGCGCATAGCTTCCGCATCTGCCCTCCAGAACCGCGAAGGCACCGCACTCTTTGGCGAATGCACCGACGCACTCGAAGGTACCGTCAAGGAAGCGGACGGAAAGAAGTTTATCTGCAAGAAATCCAGCTGGAAATACGCAAGCGACGCGGAACTCCTGGACATCGCCGTTACAGCGGCGAACGGAGCGTGCACAAGCGCAAACAACGGAAGCATTGTCAAGCACGAATCCGGATATGCCCTATGCCAGAATTCCACTTGGAAAAAACTGAACGCCACTCCGGTTGACTACTCCAAGGGCCGCGCCATGAACAAGAAGCTCGGTGCAGGCATCAACCTCGGTAACGCCTGGGAATCCAAGGGCCAGAAGGGCTCTAGCGCCGACTGCGGCTGGGGCAACTGCATCAAGGACGAATATTTCAAGATTATCAAGGATGCCGGTTTCCAGTCTGTACGCCTCCCGGTGCGCTGGAACTACGATGCCGAACAGAACTCACCCTACACGCTGGATAACGGGCGACTCTCTGGAGTGAAGGCCGATATCGACCTCGCTCTTGCCCAAGGCCTCGTCGTCATCGTGAACTTCCACCATTACGAAGAACTGAACAACTACGCCGTCAACTACGACAGGAACCCGAGCGGCTACGAAAACGAGAAGAAGCGCTTCCTCGGCATGTGGGAACAGGTGGCGAAGGCAATGAACGCCTATGCCGACGACCAGGTGGTTCTCGAAATCTTGAACGAACCGCACGACATGAAGAACAAGCAGGTTGACGACCTGATGATGTCCGCCTACGAGGTCATCCGCAAGAACGCCCCGGGCAAGACCATTATGTTCGAAGGCAACGGATATTCCAAGTTCGCACAGATTTCCAACGTGCAGCTCCCTGCCGACGGCAACATCATCTTCACGGGCCACTACTACGAACCGTTCTCCTTCACGCATCAGGGTCATGGTTACGACTGCGGAACGAGGCTGAAGGATAGCGACATTTCCAAGATGCCGAACCAGTTCAAGGCATACGTGGATTCCGCCCTCGTGCACTACCCCGACATTAACGGCGGGCACATCCCGATGAACATGGGTGAATTCGGTGTATCGACATGCAGCGGCAACGGCCCCACGAGCGAAGAACGTGCAAAGTGGACCGACGCTGCCATCAAGGCAGCAGAAAGCTACGACATGTCCTGGCATTACTGGGGACTCACGGGCGTGGGCGGCTTCGAAGCCTACTCGGGAAGCTGGAACAGCAACCTCCTGAACGTGTTCAAGAAGTACCTCTAG
- a CDS encoding tandem-95 repeat protein, with translation MKKRMNWPVTALLASAGVLASVVIAQENSDSAPAVENNAPSVNGIPGESINEGGKFAPIKLDNYVSDDMDKPAQLKWSVSGNKSIKVTISADRVANLQVPDQYWNGSEDITFEAKDTKGAVGSETVNFSVESVNNPPVMKDIPEQTIDEGKQFAKIKLDDFVTDPDHPKDQILWEFDIQPAGKDQADGDLNVEIDPKRVATIIIPDTNWYGAAKITFTATDGEYASDKKTALFTVKAINDAPIIQKIPDQTIDEKNEFESISLTDFVSDVDDDVSKLKWTIAGNKDLKFDIDKYGTANIKIPNEFWNGSETVTFTATDPAGAAVSTKATFTVKSINDPPEFTKDVPEQTIEEKQEFKPVELSQLVKDPDHKMEQLKWEVSGNKDLKVKIAGGVATISIPNKFWNGSETLKFKVCDPANACAESEASFTVNSVNDKPEFAKQIPNQTIDEKKQFQKIKLDEFVKDADHKNSELSWDVDVKHQGKEPESGTLNVNIDESRVASIEIPDQYWNGTAIATFTCTDPEGASIKQAVTLTVTSINDKPVFTKIPDQEVEEKSELSSIVLDEFLSDPDHDISKLKVEVSGNKDIKVNINQKTREVTFKTPNELWNGSETVTFTATDPDGGVAKTSMKLSVKSINDPPVMKDIPEQTVKEKQQFKPVELDKYVDDLDHGKDKLKWTITGNRELKVSVDGNRVMKVTPPSPQWNGSETLTIKVTDPEGATDERSIAYTVESVNDVPEFVKQVQPQTIKEKEQFQPIKLGEMVRDLDNKSSELTWAFEIKPAAGSKKKETGLNVEIDAQMVAKISIPDKYWNGAEEITFTVSDPEGAKASSKAVFTVTSVNDVPTLKKIPDQMIEEKQQFNSVNLAELVSDADHDFKDLKWTVAGNKQLKIDIDKNGTATIKTPDAKWNGSEKVTFTVTDPEGASAKSDAVFTVKSINDVPVMKDIPSQKIKEKEQFKTIALDDFVKDEDHDNSKLKWTFSGNKDLKVQMDSKRVVTVTAPNKFWHGEETVKFTVTDPEGAADSRSVKFTVESVNDLPVFAKPIKDQTIPEKREFAIINLADIVSDPDHKPEQLTWSFDVKGAKGAAKGYTPKLSVKVENRMARIVIPDKNWNGAEEITFKVEDPEGGKATCTALFTVTSVNDAPTIGKIDDQTIEEKQEFAPIDLASIIKDPDHPFEKLKIEVTGTKELKIDISKDGKATVKTPNKMWNGTEKVTFAVTDPEGASAKTQVAFTVKSINDVPVMKDIADQTIKEKGQFKPIELDNFVEDLDHPKNKLKWKIEGAKELKVQMDGSHKVTVTQPNPNWHGSEKVKFTVTDPEGATDSRTVTFTVESVNDAPEFVRELKDQTIDEKKQFQPIKLADLVKDPDHKASEIKWSFDVKPAKAGAAEPAKKGKKGAKEEEKVPAGDMLKVKIDAQQVATIEIPNKYWNGAANITFTATDPEGAKVSKTARFEVRSINDSPKISDKAPQGETIREGGRFKTIDLSNLAHDPDHAASKLKWTVSGNKQLKVDMRKDNTVIVSVPDPQWSGREMLTFTVTDPEGASANHKMTFEVTRVNDPPTLAKKIPDQKIKEKEQFKQIKLDEYVKDPDNKPNELVWKVTGNKQLKAEISPSRILTVSAPDKYFWCAPETMVLIVKDPDGAETSQTVTFEITSVNDSPEMKDIPDQKIKEKGQFKDIDLNKFVRDPDHKPEQLTWTATVAKVGGAAPAPKKQEKKKHAKKGKKGAKEEKEEEAAPAPAPADDFQVEIDNRNIAHIKIADKYWHGERNVTFTVTDPEGAKASKTANFLVESVNDAPVIKSIPIQSIQEKEHFKPIELSQYVSDPDHAFGALKFEVGSTRSLKTSVNSKKELVVTTPDKFWSGTEKVKVDVIDPEGAKASVQITFEVTPVNDPPVVHAIPSQKIKEKEKFDPVDLSKAATDPDNKPAELRWSVSGNKDLKVDIKGSRAMVVTPNPNWFGKETLTFTVKDPSGASASKTATFEVTPVNDPPTLKPVQPFVIEEKKQFQPFDFSKVVNDPDNKLSELKWTLDNDKPGAKEAPAKKGKKGKHAEPEAAPVKHELIFNISDKGVLTCETPNKYWYGTETVTVNVFDPSGEKASVNVKYTVKPVNDPPVVKEIPDQETLEGKSFKAIKLDQYVTDPDHKPHEIKWKVTGAKMLDVMISGGREAVVKPKKQDWFGEETLVFMAQDPAGGMDKTVVKFVVKHVNAAPVMRDMPDYTIKEDDNHGVLAVIKTDQYARDKDHRPEELKWSWTGNKFLDVKHDRFKRTITVAQPHENWNGKPERITFTVTDPEGAKASKTATFTVIAVNDPPVAKSQTYMTQEGEVLKVPASEGLFAGVLDPDGEKPVSAQLVQRPRNGKIDLNERDGSFTYTPNKGFSGLDEFTFKVKDPGGVYSKVETAEINVTFKMKDLRGNAPKPAPKVEEPKEEEKPAKADKKGKKKKKKR, from the coding sequence ATGAAGAAAAGAATGAATTGGCCTGTAACTGCGCTTTTGGCATCGGCTGGAGTGTTAGCCTCTGTCGTTATCGCGCAGGAAAATTCTGATAGTGCACCGGCGGTAGAAAACAATGCCCCGTCGGTAAACGGGATTCCTGGCGAATCGATTAACGAGGGTGGCAAGTTTGCGCCGATCAAGCTCGACAACTACGTGTCCGACGATATGGATAAGCCCGCGCAGCTCAAGTGGTCTGTTTCGGGCAACAAGAGCATCAAGGTGACTATTTCTGCCGACCGCGTGGCGAACCTGCAGGTGCCCGACCAGTACTGGAACGGTTCCGAAGACATCACCTTCGAGGCGAAGGACACGAAGGGTGCGGTTGGTTCCGAGACGGTGAATTTCTCTGTCGAGTCCGTGAACAATCCGCCGGTGATGAAGGATATCCCGGAACAGACGATTGACGAAGGCAAGCAGTTCGCGAAGATTAAGCTCGACGACTTCGTGACCGACCCCGACCACCCGAAGGACCAGATTCTTTGGGAATTCGACATTCAACCGGCAGGTAAGGATCAAGCCGACGGCGACTTGAATGTCGAAATTGACCCGAAGCGCGTGGCGACCATCATTATCCCCGATACCAACTGGTACGGTGCTGCAAAGATTACGTTTACGGCGACTGACGGCGAGTATGCGAGCGACAAGAAGACGGCCCTCTTTACGGTGAAGGCCATCAACGACGCCCCGATAATCCAGAAGATTCCTGACCAGACCATCGACGAGAAGAACGAGTTTGAGTCCATCTCCCTGACCGATTTCGTTTCCGATGTCGATGATGACGTGTCGAAACTCAAGTGGACCATCGCAGGCAACAAGGACCTCAAGTTCGATATCGACAAGTACGGTACTGCGAACATTAAGATTCCGAACGAATTCTGGAACGGTTCCGAAACAGTGACCTTCACGGCGACCGACCCCGCTGGTGCGGCCGTTAGCACGAAGGCCACCTTCACGGTGAAGTCCATCAACGACCCTCCGGAGTTCACGAAGGACGTGCCTGAACAGACGATTGAAGAAAAGCAGGAATTCAAGCCGGTTGAACTTTCGCAGCTCGTGAAGGACCCGGACCACAAGATGGAGCAGCTCAAGTGGGAAGTCTCCGGCAACAAGGACCTGAAGGTGAAGATTGCCGGTGGCGTTGCAACCATCAGTATTCCGAACAAGTTCTGGAACGGTTCCGAGACGCTCAAGTTCAAGGTGTGCGACCCGGCGAATGCCTGTGCCGAATCTGAGGCTAGCTTCACGGTGAACTCCGTGAACGACAAGCCTGAATTTGCAAAGCAGATTCCGAACCAGACTATTGACGAGAAGAAGCAGTTCCAGAAGATCAAGCTGGACGAATTCGTGAAGGATGCCGACCACAAGAATTCCGAACTCTCCTGGGATGTGGACGTGAAGCACCAGGGCAAGGAACCGGAATCCGGCACGCTCAACGTGAATATCGACGAGAGCCGCGTTGCCTCCATCGAGATTCCGGACCAGTACTGGAACGGTACCGCAATCGCGACCTTCACCTGCACCGACCCGGAAGGCGCTTCTATCAAGCAGGCTGTTACCCTCACTGTTACTTCTATAAACGACAAGCCGGTGTTCACGAAGATTCCGGACCAGGAAGTCGAAGAGAAGTCCGAACTTTCTTCCATCGTGCTTGACGAGTTCCTCTCTGACCCGGACCACGACATCTCGAAGCTGAAGGTCGAGGTTTCCGGCAACAAGGATATCAAGGTCAACATCAACCAGAAGACCCGCGAGGTCACGTTCAAGACCCCGAACGAACTCTGGAACGGTTCCGAGACCGTGACGTTCACGGCGACCGACCCGGATGGGGGAGTCGCGAAGACCTCGATGAAGCTTTCCGTGAAGTCCATCAACGACCCGCCGGTCATGAAGGATATCCCGGAACAGACCGTGAAGGAAAAGCAGCAGTTCAAGCCTGTTGAACTCGACAAGTATGTCGATGACCTCGACCACGGTAAGGATAAACTCAAGTGGACCATCACGGGCAACCGCGAACTCAAGGTTTCTGTCGATGGCAACCGCGTGATGAAGGTGACGCCGCCGAGCCCGCAGTGGAACGGCTCCGAGACGCTCACCATCAAGGTGACTGACCCGGAAGGCGCAACCGACGAGCGCTCCATCGCCTACACGGTTGAATCCGTGAACGACGTTCCTGAATTTGTAAAGCAGGTGCAGCCGCAGACCATCAAGGAAAAGGAACAGTTCCAGCCCATCAAGCTTGGCGAAATGGTGCGAGACCTCGACAACAAGTCTTCTGAACTTACCTGGGCGTTCGAAATCAAGCCCGCTGCCGGTTCCAAGAAGAAGGAAACTGGCCTGAACGTTGAAATTGACGCCCAGATGGTGGCGAAGATTTCTATCCCGGACAAGTACTGGAACGGTGCCGAAGAAATCACGTTTACCGTGTCTGACCCGGAAGGCGCGAAGGCTTCTTCGAAGGCCGTGTTCACCGTGACCTCCGTGAACGACGTGCCGACTCTCAAGAAGATTCCGGACCAGATGATTGAAGAAAAGCAGCAGTTCAATTCCGTGAACCTTGCTGAACTTGTAAGTGACGCTGACCACGATTTCAAGGACCTGAAGTGGACGGTCGCTGGCAACAAGCAGTTGAAGATTGATATCGACAAGAACGGTACGGCGACCATCAAGACTCCGGATGCCAAGTGGAACGGCTCCGAGAAGGTGACCTTTACCGTGACTGACCCGGAAGGCGCTTCTGCCAAGAGCGACGCCGTGTTCACCGTGAAGTCCATCAACGACGTGCCGGTGATGAAGGATATCCCGAGCCAGAAGATCAAGGAGAAGGAACAGTTCAAGACCATCGCCCTCGACGACTTCGTGAAGGACGAGGACCACGACAACTCCAAGCTCAAGTGGACGTTCTCCGGCAACAAGGATTTGAAGGTCCAGATGGATAGCAAGCGCGTGGTAACCGTTACCGCCCCGAACAAGTTCTGGCATGGCGAAGAGACGGTCAAGTTCACCGTGACCGACCCGGAAGGCGCTGCTGACAGCCGCTCCGTGAAGTTCACCGTGGAATCCGTGAACGACCTGCCGGTGTTCGCGAAGCCCATCAAGGACCAGACCATTCCCGAAAAGCGCGAGTTTGCGATTATCAACCTCGCGGACATCGTGAGCGACCCGGACCACAAGCCCGAACAGCTCACCTGGAGCTTTGACGTGAAGGGTGCAAAGGGTGCTGCTAAGGGCTATACCCCGAAGCTCTCCGTGAAGGTCGAGAACCGCATGGCGCGCATCGTGATTCCGGACAAGAACTGGAACGGTGCGGAAGAGATTACGTTCAAGGTGGAAGATCCGGAAGGCGGCAAGGCTACCTGCACGGCCCTCTTTACCGTGACCTCCGTGAACGACGCCCCGACCATCGGCAAGATTGACGACCAGACCATCGAAGAAAAGCAGGAATTCGCTCCGATTGACCTCGCTTCCATCATCAAGGACCCGGACCATCCGTTCGAGAAGCTGAAGATTGAAGTGACCGGCACCAAGGAACTGAAGATTGATATCAGCAAGGATGGCAAGGCTACCGTCAAGACCCCGAACAAGATGTGGAACGGTACCGAGAAGGTGACGTTCGCCGTGACCGACCCGGAAGGCGCTTCTGCCAAGACTCAGGTGGCCTTTACCGTGAAGTCCATCAACGACGTGCCGGTGATGAAGGATATCGCCGACCAGACCATCAAGGAAAAGGGCCAGTTCAAGCCTATCGAACTTGACAACTTTGTGGAAGACCTCGACCACCCGAAGAACAAGCTCAAGTGGAAGATCGAAGGCGCCAAGGAACTCAAGGTGCAGATGGACGGCAGCCACAAGGTGACCGTCACCCAGCCGAACCCGAACTGGCACGGTTCCGAGAAGGTCAAGTTCACTGTGACTGACCCGGAAGGCGCAACCGACAGCCGTACCGTTACCTTCACCGTGGAATCCGTGAACGACGCTCCTGAATTTGTGCGCGAACTCAAGGACCAGACCATTGACGAGAAGAAGCAGTTCCAGCCCATCAAGCTGGCTGACCTCGTGAAGGACCCGGACCACAAGGCTTCCGAAATCAAGTGGAGCTTCGACGTGAAGCCTGCGAAGGCTGGCGCCGCTGAACCCGCGAAGAAGGGCAAGAAGGGCGCGAAGGAAGAAGAAAAGGTGCCTGCAGGCGATATGCTGAAGGTGAAGATTGATGCCCAGCAGGTGGCCACCATCGAAATCCCGAACAAGTACTGGAACGGTGCGGCAAACATCACGTTCACCGCTACCGACCCGGAAGGTGCGAAGGTTTCGAAGACCGCCCGCTTCGAGGTGCGTTCTATCAACGACTCTCCGAAGATTTCGGACAAGGCCCCGCAGGGTGAAACTATCCGCGAGGGTGGCCGCTTCAAGACCATCGACCTTTCTAACCTCGCTCATGACCCGGACCACGCCGCATCCAAGCTCAAGTGGACTGTTTCCGGCAACAAGCAGCTGAAGGTCGATATGCGTAAGGATAACACCGTGATTGTGTCCGTGCCTGACCCGCAGTGGTCTGGCCGCGAGATGCTCACCTTCACGGTGACCGACCCGGAAGGTGCATCTGCCAACCACAAGATGACCTTCGAGGTGACCCGCGTGAACGACCCGCCGACGCTCGCGAAGAAGATTCCTGACCAGAAGATCAAGGAAAAGGAACAGTTCAAGCAGATCAAGCTCGACGAATACGTGAAGGACCCGGACAACAAGCCGAACGAACTCGTGTGGAAGGTTACGGGCAACAAGCAGCTCAAGGCTGAAATTTCCCCGAGCCGCATCCTTACCGTTTCTGCTCCGGATAAGTACTTCTGGTGCGCACCCGAGACGATGGTGCTTATCGTGAAGGACCCGGACGGCGCAGAAACGTCGCAGACGGTGACCTTCGAGATTACCTCCGTGAACGACTCTCCCGAAATGAAGGACATTCCGGACCAGAAAATCAAGGAGAAGGGCCAGTTCAAGGATATCGACCTGAACAAGTTCGTGCGTGACCCGGACCACAAGCCCGAACAGCTTACTTGGACCGCTACGGTCGCGAAGGTTGGTGGTGCTGCTCCGGCCCCGAAGAAGCAGGAGAAGAAGAAGCATGCGAAGAAGGGCAAGAAGGGCGCCAAGGAAGAGAAGGAAGAAGAAGCCGCTCCGGCACCCGCCCCGGCTGATGACTTCCAGGTAGAAATCGACAACAGGAACATCGCCCACATCAAGATTGCCGACAAGTACTGGCATGGTGAACGCAACGTGACCTTCACGGTCACCGACCCGGAAGGCGCTAAGGCCTCGAAGACTGCGAACTTCCTCGTGGAATCCGTGAACGACGCTCCGGTCATCAAGTCGATTCCTATCCAGTCTATCCAGGAGAAGGAACACTTCAAGCCCATTGAACTCTCGCAGTATGTTTCTGACCCGGACCATGCGTTTGGCGCCCTCAAGTTTGAGGTGGGTTCTACCCGCTCGCTGAAGACATCCGTGAACAGCAAGAAGGAACTTGTGGTCACGACTCCGGACAAGTTCTGGAGCGGTACCGAGAAGGTGAAGGTCGATGTGATTGACCCGGAAGGCGCGAAGGCATCCGTGCAGATTACCTTCGAGGTGACTCCGGTGAACGACCCGCCGGTCGTGCATGCCATCCCGAGCCAGAAAATCAAGGAAAAGGAAAAGTTCGATCCGGTCGACCTCTCGAAGGCCGCTACCGACCCGGACAACAAGCCTGCCGAACTCCGCTGGTCTGTTTCGGGCAACAAGGACCTGAAGGTTGATATCAAGGGCAGCCGCGCCATGGTGGTGACCCCGAACCCGAACTGGTTCGGCAAGGAAACCCTCACGTTCACCGTGAAGGACCCGTCTGGTGCTAGCGCTTCCAAGACCGCCACCTTCGAGGTGACTCCGGTCAACGACCCGCCGACCCTCAAGCCGGTGCAGCCGTTCGTCATCGAAGAAAAGAAGCAGTTCCAGCCGTTCGACTTCAGCAAGGTGGTGAACGACCCGGATAACAAGCTCAGCGAACTCAAGTGGACGCTCGATAACGACAAGCCGGGTGCAAAGGAAGCCCCTGCCAAGAAGGGCAAGAAGGGCAAGCATGCCGAACCCGAGGCCGCTCCTGTGAAGCATGAACTCATCTTCAACATCAGCGACAAGGGCGTGTTGACCTGCGAAACCCCGAACAAGTACTGGTACGGTACTGAAACCGTGACGGTGAACGTGTTCGACCCGTCGGGCGAGAAGGCCTCCGTGAACGTGAAGTACACGGTGAAGCCGGTGAACGACCCGCCGGTCGTGAAGGAAATCCCCGACCAGGAAACGCTCGAAGGCAAGTCCTTCAAGGCTATTAAGCTTGACCAGTACGTGACTGACCCCGACCACAAGCCGCACGAAATCAAGTGGAAGGTGACGGGTGCCAAGATGCTCGACGTGATGATTTCCGGTGGCCGTGAAGCCGTCGTGAAGCCCAAGAAGCAGGATTGGTTCGGCGAAGAAACGCTCGTGTTCATGGCTCAGGACCCGGCCGGCGGCATGGACAAGACTGTGGTGAAGTTCGTGGTGAAGCACGTGAACGCCGCTCCGGTGATGCGCGATATGCCCGACTACACTATCAAGGAAGACGACAACCACGGCGTGCTCGCGGTTATCAAGACCGATCAGTATGCCCGCGACAAGGACCACAGGCCTGAAGAACTCAAGTGGAGCTGGACCGGCAACAAGTTCCTTGACGTGAAGCACGACAGGTTCAAGAGGACGATTACGGTTGCCCAGCCGCACGAAAACTGGAACGGCAAGCCGGAACGCATTACCTTCACGGTCACTGACCCCGAAGGCGCGAAGGCCTCGAAGACCGCCACCTTCACGGTGATTGCCGTGAACGACCCGCCGGTTGCGAAGTCCCAGACGTACATGACCCAGGAAGGCGAAGTGCTCAAGGTGCCTGCTTCTGAAGGCCTGTTCGCCGGTGTGCTTGATCCGGATGGCGAAAAGCCCGTGTCTGCCCAGCTGGTGCAGCGCCCGCGCAACGGTAAGATTGACCTGAACGAACGTGACGGTAGCTTCACCTACACGCCGAACAAGGGATTCTCCGGCCTCGACGAGTTCACCTTCAAGGTGAAGGACCCGGGTGGAGTCTACTCGAAGGTCGAAACTGCCGAAATCAACGTGACCTTCAAGATGAAGGACCTGCGCGGAAATGCTCCGAAGCCGGCTCCGAAGGTTGAAGAGCCGAAGGAAGAGGAAAAGCCCGCCAAGGCCGACAAGAAGGGCAAGAAGAAAAAGAAAAAAAGGTAG
- a CDS encoding M23 family metallopeptidase, giving the protein MQRQVLDYLYAQGELVFAVFPGSPAPCEALEKFALALNAGASFVVFDFSQKREGNTGIPLKDLFTRILNNDELQSLEGAKQAGLVFAGFGTLDITEEHFRTFYHNLQLIKKMVPHTVGILPGDDPTALDEKILDIAKIVLVGGNSTDEAAAFIEDCAPLRKMNILWLLEKMPEKKRFPKCVKAIRKGSSKDIRKKVKGGIEGAAEALAECVQWILKEEILKKNPMEGLSRLFRNLFPLFLLVALLVPFIYPTSIETTHSNMRDRIPERNKLSVAPSFDYTFDGKENLRRIARYAIGRFNAVISDDKMIRQYLEETISENGYKGQGWESNALAVPPQGTVIKFSRPDNLGKTAADSIGAAWKYWTSILSDSIAYITEFYNERGIGGRKHNGIDLASRKGARILAPFSAKAYTSRDERGGVVIGLVREKDVMLFMHCDQLLYLDGQEVMQGDPIATVGMTGHTTGPHAHVVTGVIDRRGNNRIGNVKYKVIDPIAWYYKFKPNNP; this is encoded by the coding sequence ATGCAGCGTCAGGTTCTTGACTACCTGTATGCTCAAGGCGAACTGGTGTTCGCGGTTTTCCCAGGAAGCCCGGCACCCTGCGAGGCCTTAGAAAAATTCGCGCTGGCACTTAACGCTGGCGCGTCTTTTGTAGTATTCGACTTCTCGCAAAAACGCGAGGGCAATACGGGAATCCCGCTGAAGGACCTCTTCACGCGAATTCTAAACAACGACGAGCTGCAATCGCTCGAAGGCGCAAAGCAGGCGGGGCTCGTGTTCGCGGGCTTCGGCACGCTCGACATAACCGAAGAACACTTCCGCACGTTCTACCACAACCTGCAGCTCATCAAGAAGATGGTGCCGCACACGGTCGGAATCCTCCCGGGCGACGACCCCACCGCCCTCGACGAAAAGATTCTCGACATCGCCAAAATAGTGCTCGTGGGCGGCAACAGTACCGACGAGGCGGCGGCGTTTATCGAGGACTGCGCGCCACTTCGCAAGATGAACATTCTGTGGCTCCTCGAAAAAATGCCCGAAAAGAAGCGCTTCCCCAAGTGCGTAAAGGCCATCAGGAAGGGATCGAGCAAGGATATCCGCAAGAAGGTCAAGGGCGGCATCGAAGGTGCGGCCGAAGCGCTCGCCGAATGCGTGCAGTGGATCTTGAAGGAAGAAATCCTCAAGAAGAACCCGATGGAAGGGCTCTCGAGGCTGTTCCGCAACCTCTTCCCGCTGTTCCTGCTGGTGGCGCTCCTCGTGCCGTTCATCTACCCCACGAGCATCGAGACCACGCATTCCAACATGCGCGACCGCATTCCCGAAAGGAACAAGCTCTCGGTCGCCCCCTCGTTCGACTACACGTTCGACGGCAAGGAAAACCTGAGGCGCATCGCACGCTACGCCATCGGGCGATTCAACGCAGTGATTTCGGACGACAAGATGATTCGCCAGTACCTGGAAGAAACGATAAGCGAAAACGGCTACAAGGGCCAGGGCTGGGAATCTAACGCGCTCGCCGTGCCGCCGCAAGGGACGGTCATCAAGTTCTCGCGCCCCGACAACCTGGGCAAGACCGCAGCCGATTCCATAGGCGCCGCATGGAAATACTGGACCTCCATTCTCTCCGATAGCATCGCCTACATAACCGAGTTCTACAACGAGAGGGGAATCGGCGGGCGAAAGCACAACGGCATCGACCTCGCATCACGCAAGGGCGCACGCATTCTGGCCCCGTTCTCCGCGAAGGCATACACCAGCAGGGACGAGCGCGGCGGCGTAGTTATCGGGCTTGTACGCGAAAAGGACGTAATGCTCTTTATGCACTGCGACCAGTTACTTTATCTTGACGGGCAAGAGGTTATGCAGGGCGACCCGATTGCGACAGTCGGCATGACCGGACACACCACCGGGCCGCACGCACACGTGGTTACAGGCGTGATTGACAGGCGCGGGAACAACCGCATCGGCAACGTTAAGTACAAAGTAATCGACCCCATCGCGTGGTACTACAAGTTCAAGCCGAACAACCCCTAA